Proteins encoded by one window of Bradyrhizobium sp. B097:
- a CDS encoding FAD-dependent oxidoreductase: protein MAWRKAIAVDELKPNGVTSVEIDGRLVALYLLDGEVFATHGICTHALAFLADGFVDGSTIECPLHQGMFDIRSGKALCSPVTQDLETYSAKVEEGEVFVDLDGDKKAVPKHQAEVCAQRGSPSRRAVVVVGAGQAAAAAIRSMRASGFAGTVDLVGREEHLPYERPPLSKDILLGKASIESCGRLAEADVAALDVKTHLGCSVTRIDSAARIAFLSNGTKLRYDALLLATGGVPRRLSIAGADLPGVHYLRTIEDSSSIRQSLATARRLVIVGGGFIGLELASVAATLGVATVLLEREAELMARVLPPSLGRSFRSLAERHGVTVLRGVQVQDIRRDGEGLVVNTSAGAFAADTICVGVGLAPETELAAAAGCAVDGGIVVDAEQKTNIAGIWAAGDCALHCRPVRGRSRRFESWHNAEQQGAAAGQSIAGGPPSTDAQAPWFWTDQFGLNIQILGVSSPGDKVALTGRDGEPGAVYRTIDPDTGRLTSVVAFSDPAAIRQARKELENPDMFDIAKVSAALLTRDGNEENTQVVNERLVTTTSKQYVWPAEGLTRVPDWVYTDDDIYRREVEKIFHGRTWNYVALESEIPGVGDFIRSNVGPTPVVVSRAEDGSINVFENRCAHRAAEFCRELSGNAKEFVCPYHQWSYDLKGNLAGVPFRRGVDGKGGMPRDFKNADHGLRQLKVTTHRGVVFASYCADMEPLAEYLGPEILREFEATFDGRKPKVLGHYRHSLPGNWKLYHENLKDPYHATLLHTFLVTFGLLVAGNKSSMIADPSGRHGVMASAKSDVSKLDNDTKKEMRAYKEGMQLEEPRFMDFVNEFDSPWSVTMTTIWPNLIVQREMNTLGVRQIVPTGPNEFIMKWTMFGFEGDDEEMTRHRLRQGNLMGPAGFLGLEDNEAIKFVQDGMLAVPDGQHVVELDPGVIGTADTLISEASIRAMYQHWRSAMEL, encoded by the coding sequence ATGGCGTGGCGAAAAGCAATTGCCGTGGACGAGCTGAAGCCCAACGGCGTGACGAGTGTCGAGATCGACGGCAGGCTCGTGGCGCTCTATCTCCTTGATGGTGAGGTCTTCGCTACGCATGGCATATGCACCCACGCGCTAGCCTTTCTTGCTGATGGATTCGTTGACGGCAGCACAATCGAGTGTCCGCTGCACCAGGGCATGTTCGATATCAGATCGGGAAAAGCGCTCTGCTCTCCGGTCACGCAAGACCTTGAGACCTACTCGGCCAAGGTCGAGGAGGGCGAGGTGTTTGTCGATCTCGATGGAGATAAGAAGGCTGTGCCCAAGCATCAGGCGGAGGTCTGCGCCCAGAGGGGATCGCCTTCCCGTCGGGCAGTCGTCGTTGTGGGCGCCGGTCAGGCGGCTGCAGCGGCAATTCGCAGCATGCGAGCTAGTGGCTTCGCCGGCACGGTAGATCTCGTCGGAAGGGAGGAGCACCTGCCGTACGAGCGTCCACCGCTTTCAAAGGATATTCTCCTTGGAAAGGCGTCGATCGAATCCTGTGGGCGGCTGGCTGAAGCCGATGTGGCGGCCCTCGACGTCAAGACCCATCTCGGGTGCTCCGTTACCCGGATCGATTCAGCTGCCAGGATCGCGTTTCTCAGTAACGGGACTAAGCTTCGATATGATGCGCTTCTGCTGGCGACCGGCGGAGTTCCGCGGCGACTCTCCATTGCCGGCGCCGATCTGCCTGGAGTGCACTACCTGCGCACGATCGAGGATTCTAGCTCCATCAGGCAGTCGCTCGCAACTGCAAGGCGTCTCGTCATCGTCGGCGGTGGCTTTATTGGTCTTGAACTTGCTTCGGTCGCCGCGACGCTTGGGGTCGCCACCGTCCTCCTCGAACGCGAAGCCGAACTGATGGCCCGCGTGCTGCCTCCATCATTGGGGCGCAGCTTTCGCTCTCTTGCCGAGCGCCACGGCGTCACCGTTTTGCGGGGCGTGCAGGTCCAGGATATCCGCCGCGACGGTGAAGGTCTGGTGGTCAATACCTCCGCCGGCGCTTTCGCTGCAGATACCATCTGCGTCGGTGTCGGGTTGGCCCCCGAGACGGAACTGGCAGCCGCGGCCGGCTGCGCGGTGGATGGCGGGATCGTTGTCGACGCAGAGCAAAAGACCAACATCGCGGGAATCTGGGCTGCGGGCGACTGCGCGTTGCATTGCCGTCCGGTCAGGGGGCGCTCCCGCCGTTTTGAGAGTTGGCACAATGCGGAGCAGCAAGGTGCAGCCGCAGGACAATCGATTGCCGGGGGGCCGCCGAGCACGGATGCGCAGGCTCCCTGGTTCTGGACCGACCAGTTTGGCCTGAACATCCAGATACTCGGGGTCTCGTCACCGGGCGACAAGGTCGCGCTCACAGGTCGCGATGGCGAACCTGGGGCCGTCTACCGCACGATTGATCCGGACACCGGACGGCTTACCAGCGTGGTCGCGTTTTCCGATCCTGCGGCGATACGGCAGGCGCGCAAGGAGCTCGAAAACCCTGACATGTTCGATATCGCCAAGGTTTCCGCTGCTCTGCTCACGAGAGACGGCAATGAGGAGAATACCCAGGTGGTGAATGAGAGGTTGGTGACGACGACGTCGAAGCAATACGTCTGGCCAGCCGAGGGGCTCACCAGGGTGCCTGATTGGGTCTACACGGACGACGACATCTACCGGCGCGAAGTCGAAAAGATCTTTCACGGACGGACCTGGAATTACGTGGCGCTGGAGAGCGAGATTCCCGGCGTTGGCGATTTCATCCGTTCCAATGTGGGACCGACGCCTGTCGTGGTATCGCGCGCCGAAGACGGTTCGATCAACGTCTTCGAGAACCGCTGTGCTCATCGCGCGGCCGAGTTCTGTCGCGAGCTGAGCGGCAACGCCAAGGAATTCGTCTGTCCCTATCATCAGTGGTCCTACGACCTGAAGGGCAATCTGGCGGGGGTGCCGTTCCGCCGAGGGGTCGACGGCAAGGGCGGAATGCCGCGCGATTTCAAGAATGCAGACCATGGGCTGAGGCAGCTGAAGGTCACGACCCATCGTGGTGTCGTGTTTGCTTCGTATTGTGCCGACATGGAGCCGTTGGCCGAATATCTTGGACCGGAGATTCTCCGCGAGTTCGAGGCGACCTTCGATGGGCGCAAGCCTAAGGTGCTCGGTCACTATCGCCACAGCCTTCCGGGAAATTGGAAGCTCTATCACGAGAATCTCAAGGACCCGTATCACGCAACGTTGCTGCACACGTTTCTGGTGACGTTCGGCCTGCTGGTGGCCGGCAACAAGTCGTCGATGATCGCCGACCCCTCCGGCCGGCACGGCGTGATGGCATCGGCAAAGTCGGACGTCAGCAAGCTCGACAACGACACCAAGAAGGAGATGCGCGCCTACAAGGAAGGCATGCAGCTCGAGGAGCCGCGCTTCATGGATTTCGTCAATGAGTTCGACAGTCCCTGGTCGGTGACCATGACGACGATCTGGCCCAATCTCATCGTGCAGCGGGAGATGAACACCCTGGGCGTTCGGCAGATCGTTCCGACGGGACCGAACGAGTTCATCATGAAGTGGACCATGTTCGGCTTCGAGGGTGACGATGAGGAGATGACCCGCCATCGGTTGCGGCAAGGCAATCTGATGGGACCGGCAGGCTTCCTTGGCCTCGAAGACAACGAAGCCATCAAGTTCGTGCAGGACGGCATGCTCGCGGTCCCCGACGGCCAACATGTGGTCGAATTGGATCCCGGGGTCATCGGCACCGCAGACACCTTGATCTCCGAGGCGTCGATACGCGCGATGTATCAGCATTGGCGCAGCGCGATGGAACTCTAA
- a CDS encoding aromatic-ring-hydroxylating dioxygenase subunit beta, with amino-acid sequence MLATDPTYTAQIHQLLLRNAIEQFNCQYAAALDEQRLSDWSEMFTPDASYVVLSRENEDRGHPVGLIYCENRGMIRDRAFALEKTAMFAPRYLRHLISNLQLLGEDEHGNIKARANYIVLQVLFDRPDATIHQIGTYHDVFRRSDEGLKLKQRRCVYDNLLVPNALCIPV; translated from the coding sequence ATGTTGGCCACCGATCCCACCTACACGGCACAAATTCACCAGCTGCTGCTGCGGAATGCAATCGAGCAGTTCAACTGCCAGTACGCGGCCGCCCTTGACGAACAGCGGCTCTCGGACTGGAGCGAGATGTTCACGCCGGACGCAAGCTATGTCGTTTTGTCGCGCGAGAATGAAGATCGCGGCCACCCGGTCGGTCTCATCTATTGCGAGAATAGGGGCATGATTCGCGATCGGGCGTTCGCGCTGGAGAAAACCGCCATGTTTGCGCCGCGGTACCTTCGTCACTTGATCAGCAATTTGCAGTTGCTCGGCGAAGATGAGCACGGAAACATCAAGGCTCGGGCGAACTATATCGTCCTGCAGGTCTTGTTCGATCGCCCTGACGCGACCATTCACCAGATCGGAACCTATCACGACGTGTTCCGGCGTTCCGACGAGGGCCTCAAGCTCAAGCAGCGCCGCTGCGTTTACGACAATCTGCTCGTTCCCAACGCGCTTTGCATTCCGGTGTAG
- a CDS encoding xanthine dehydrogenase family protein molybdopterin-binding subunit, whose product MNTDGAVGEGIGARARRKEDARHLRGRGRFVGDIHMPGLREVAFLRSPVAHARILSKTKSPDYADDTFFSEDLVGVAPIVTRSSIPGYKVSQYPILATDKVRFVGEPVAMCVAKSRAIAEDLIEQVEIGYDELPAIASCAGGRRDNAELLHPEWGDNLFLETFFDSGVDEVIARAPISVELEMSCARQTMHPMEGKGVLAWWDDRADQLVVHTSTQVPHLIRAGLAECLGIAQAQIRVAPPDVGGGFGYKCLLQPEEVAVAWLAATFKKPFRWTEDRREHLVAGANARQHEYHIKAYADTQGRLLALDAEVSVDTGAYSVWPFTACLEAAQAGGNLPGPYHLAAYRCRTYSVATNKPPFAPYRGVARPGVCFAMEQVIDAIAQKVGREAWEVRRDNLVPASAMPYTNITNKHYDSGDYPEALVAAKNMIGLEAFRAGPKRDDRGRYLGIGFASFTEQSAHGTKVFASWGLPLVPGFDQAHVKLTPDGALEVAAGIHTIGQGLETTLAQIAHEQTRVPLKHIRVRLGDTAMTPFSTGAYASRGIVMSGGAVSRAAEVVAGRIKSIAAHLLQVEPAAVEFAEGRIFAANASVSYEDVGRAWYLRPDQLPETVNTAGLEATEGYKPDVDTGVFSYATHAVRLAVDAETGLVEILDYAIVEDCGRMVNPMIVEGQTYGGAAQGIGTALFEESPYDDNAQPLASTLLDYILPGPTELPSFRIDHRETLSPYSAHGIKGVGEGGAIAPPAAIVNAINDALSPLNAAIRQVPASPRRIREAIRRARPPQATGPEAGVTR is encoded by the coding sequence ATGAACACGGACGGGGCGGTCGGTGAAGGTATCGGGGCGCGAGCGCGGCGCAAGGAGGATGCGCGGCACTTGCGCGGCCGCGGCCGGTTCGTCGGTGACATCCACATGCCTGGGCTACGGGAAGTGGCATTCCTGCGCAGTCCAGTCGCGCATGCGAGGATCCTGTCGAAGACAAAATCGCCGGATTACGCCGACGATACCTTCTTCTCCGAAGATCTGGTCGGGGTCGCGCCGATCGTTACGAGATCTTCCATTCCCGGGTACAAGGTCTCGCAATATCCGATCCTGGCCACCGACAAGGTGCGCTTTGTCGGCGAACCCGTTGCCATGTGCGTGGCGAAAAGTCGCGCGATCGCGGAAGACCTGATCGAGCAAGTCGAGATTGGCTACGACGAACTGCCGGCGATCGCTTCTTGCGCGGGCGGTCGCCGTGACAACGCCGAACTTCTGCATCCGGAGTGGGGCGATAACCTGTTCCTGGAGACCTTCTTCGACAGCGGCGTCGACGAGGTTATTGCCAGGGCGCCGATCTCGGTCGAGCTCGAGATGTCATGCGCGCGACAGACGATGCATCCCATGGAAGGCAAGGGCGTGCTGGCCTGGTGGGATGATCGCGCCGATCAGCTCGTGGTGCACACCTCCACCCAGGTGCCGCACCTGATAAGGGCCGGGCTCGCCGAGTGTCTCGGGATTGCGCAAGCGCAAATCAGGGTCGCCCCGCCGGACGTCGGAGGCGGCTTCGGCTACAAGTGCCTGTTGCAGCCCGAGGAGGTTGCCGTCGCCTGGCTTGCTGCGACCTTCAAGAAGCCATTCCGCTGGACCGAGGATCGCAGGGAGCATCTCGTCGCCGGCGCCAACGCGCGGCAGCACGAATACCATATCAAGGCCTATGCCGACACGCAGGGGCGGCTTCTCGCGCTGGACGCGGAAGTGTCCGTCGACACCGGCGCTTACTCCGTGTGGCCGTTCACCGCCTGCCTGGAGGCCGCGCAGGCCGGAGGAAACCTGCCCGGACCGTATCATCTGGCTGCGTACCGGTGCCGTACCTATTCGGTTGCGACCAACAAGCCGCCTTTCGCGCCCTATCGCGGTGTTGCGCGGCCGGGTGTTTGCTTTGCGATGGAGCAGGTCATTGACGCGATCGCGCAGAAGGTCGGTCGCGAAGCATGGGAAGTTCGCCGGGACAATCTGGTTCCGGCTTCGGCGATGCCGTACACCAACATCACGAACAAGCATTACGACTCCGGTGACTACCCGGAGGCGCTCGTTGCCGCCAAGAACATGATCGGTCTCGAGGCATTCCGCGCAGGGCCCAAACGCGACGACAGGGGACGTTACCTCGGCATCGGGTTTGCAAGTTTCACGGAGCAGTCCGCGCACGGCACCAAGGTGTTTGCGTCCTGGGGATTGCCGCTGGTGCCGGGGTTCGATCAGGCGCACGTGAAGCTGACGCCGGACGGCGCGCTGGAGGTCGCGGCGGGCATCCATACCATCGGGCAGGGCCTGGAAACGACGCTGGCGCAGATTGCTCACGAACAGACGCGTGTTCCGCTCAAGCACATCAGGGTCAGGCTCGGCGATACGGCGATGACGCCGTTCTCGACCGGTGCCTACGCATCGCGCGGGATCGTCATGTCGGGCGGTGCGGTCTCGCGGGCCGCCGAGGTCGTTGCAGGCCGGATCAAGTCGATTGCCGCCCATCTGCTGCAAGTCGAGCCGGCCGCCGTCGAATTTGCCGAGGGGCGGATCTTTGCGGCGAATGCCAGTGTCTCCTACGAGGATGTCGGACGCGCCTGGTATCTCCGGCCGGACCAGCTTCCCGAGACGGTGAACACGGCAGGCCTTGAGGCGACCGAAGGATACAAGCCGGACGTCGATACGGGCGTGTTTTCTTACGCCACGCACGCCGTTCGGCTCGCAGTTGACGCCGAGACCGGTCTCGTTGAGATCCTCGACTATGCGATCGTCGAGGATTGTGGACGCATGGTCAATCCGATGATTGTCGAGGGGCAGACCTATGGAGGGGCGGCGCAGGGTATCGGCACTGCGCTGTTTGAAGAGAGCCCGTACGACGACAACGCTCAACCGCTCGCCTCGACGCTGCTCGATTATATTCTGCCTGGTCCGACCGAGCTGCCCAGCTTTCGCATCGACCATCGCGAGACGCTATCGCCTTACTCGGCTCACGGAATCAAGGGCGTCGGGGAGGGCGGCGCGATTGCGCCGCCTGCTGCGATCGTCAACGCGATCAACGATGCCTTGTCGCCGCTCAACGCCGCGATACGGCAGGTGCCCGCGAGCCCACGGCGGATCCGCGAGGCAATTCGGCGCGCGCGCCCGCCGCAGGCGACAGGCCCTGAAGCGGGCGTCACGCGATGA
- a CDS encoding FAD binding domain-containing protein, whose protein sequence is MKSSAFELKHARTLGEATELLAAADGNAKLLAGGQSLVPMLNLRLARPKLLVDIKRASGFRELAADDRVFSIGAGWTHAEIEDGVLEDPTRGLLRSVAHGIAYRAVRNRGTMGGSLAHADPAADWVSTLAALGATIVVQGGDERPKRHAAESFVDGAFATKLGESEVISAIEVPRLSADASWAYHKICRKTGEFANAIGVVVLDPKTGLQRVLAGATSGSPALLPNTAVRLVEAGPRAACEIVAEEIRAVLPDLDLDTQELHAVAVRRALATLGEGQRR, encoded by the coding sequence ATGAAGTCGTCGGCTTTCGAGCTCAAGCATGCACGGACCCTCGGTGAGGCAACCGAACTCCTCGCCGCTGCCGATGGCAACGCCAAGCTGTTGGCTGGCGGCCAGTCGCTGGTCCCGATGTTGAACCTGAGACTGGCCCGGCCCAAGCTGCTGGTCGACATCAAGCGCGCGTCCGGCTTTCGCGAGCTCGCGGCAGACGACCGGGTGTTCTCGATCGGTGCCGGATGGACCCATGCCGAGATCGAGGATGGTGTGCTGGAGGATCCGACGCGCGGGCTGCTGCGATCAGTCGCACACGGAATTGCTTACCGAGCGGTGCGCAATCGCGGCACCATGGGCGGAAGCCTGGCGCATGCCGATCCGGCCGCAGACTGGGTCTCGACGCTGGCGGCACTGGGGGCCACGATCGTCGTCCAGGGCGGCGACGAACGGCCGAAGCGCCATGCCGCCGAGAGCTTCGTCGACGGAGCGTTTGCGACCAAGCTCGGCGAGAGCGAAGTGATTTCCGCGATCGAGGTGCCGCGGTTGTCGGCAGATGCATCCTGGGCCTATCACAAGATTTGCCGCAAGACCGGTGAATTCGCCAATGCGATCGGCGTTGTCGTTCTCGATCCGAAGACGGGCCTGCAGCGCGTGCTTGCCGGTGCGACCAGCGGTTCACCGGCGCTGCTGCCCAATACCGCCGTACGTCTCGTCGAGGCTGGGCCGCGTGCGGCATGCGAGATCGTTGCAGAGGAAATCCGCGCCGTTCTGCCGGATCTTGATCTCGACACGCAGGAATTACACGCGGTCGCGGTTCGCCGGGCTCTGGCGACCTTGGGTGAAGGACAGCGCCGATGA
- a CDS encoding 2Fe-2S iron-sulfur cluster-binding protein encodes MTQVSMTVNGGAVVADVEPRTLLADFLRGDLQLTGTHLGCEQGVCGACTVVLDGRIQRSCITFAADCNGASVTTIEGFDDDPTMQELREAFSEHHALQCGFCTPGMLTTARDIVLRLGDIDERALREELSGNLCRCTGYVGIVAAVKKVAAGKKPDVAAAVAPVVGRFEGSRLPPAPSSPQTNGPVTRTSVPAMAPSVGGSAGSTSIEERVRVAAPAEKVWSLLSDLQRVVPCVPGAEITSLDGEDLVGKVRISLGPIKVAFNGQAKVGMDPAKREGWLTGRGRDAGQGSSAEGSARWTVIADGASASLIAVVLTWKLSGPLAQFNRAGLVHDVVRRLAATFAENLEAAITGAAPPRRKALGGLGLVWSVIKARLFSRR; translated from the coding sequence ATGACGCAGGTGTCGATGACGGTCAACGGCGGCGCCGTCGTGGCGGATGTTGAGCCGCGCACGCTCTTGGCGGACTTCTTGCGCGGCGATCTGCAACTCACCGGAACGCATCTCGGATGCGAGCAGGGTGTCTGTGGCGCCTGTACCGTTGTGCTCGACGGCAGGATCCAGCGGTCGTGCATCACATTTGCCGCCGATTGCAATGGCGCCAGCGTCACCACGATCGAGGGCTTTGACGATGATCCAACCATGCAGGAACTGCGTGAGGCGTTTTCCGAGCACCACGCCCTGCAATGCGGCTTTTGCACACCGGGAATGCTGACGACTGCACGAGATATCGTGCTTCGGCTCGGCGATATCGATGAGCGCGCTCTGCGCGAGGAGCTCTCCGGCAATCTCTGCCGATGCACCGGTTATGTCGGGATCGTCGCAGCGGTCAAGAAAGTCGCCGCAGGGAAGAAGCCCGACGTCGCGGCGGCTGTGGCTCCGGTCGTTGGCAGGTTTGAGGGCTCAAGGTTGCCGCCGGCGCCGTCGTCTCCCCAGACAAATGGCCCGGTAACGCGCACGTCTGTTCCAGCCATGGCGCCATCGGTCGGTGGATCCGCAGGCAGCACGTCAATTGAGGAACGGGTGCGAGTGGCTGCGCCGGCCGAAAAGGTTTGGAGCCTGCTTTCGGACCTCCAACGGGTGGTCCCGTGTGTGCCCGGAGCCGAGATCACATCACTCGACGGAGAAGATCTTGTCGGAAAGGTCAGGATTTCTCTGGGCCCGATCAAGGTCGCTTTCAACGGCCAGGCGAAGGTCGGGATGGATCCCGCCAAGCGGGAGGGGTGGCTGACCGGCCGCGGGCGCGATGCCGGGCAAGGCTCGTCCGCCGAGGGCAGCGCGCGCTGGACCGTCATCGCTGATGGGGCAAGCGCGTCCCTGATTGCGGTCGTCCTGACCTGGAAGCTGAGTGGACCGCTCGCTCAGTTCAACCGAGCCGGACTGGTGCACGACGTCGTGCGCCGGTTGGCGGCGACATTCGCCGAGAATCTCGAAGCCGCCATTACCGGGGCGGCTCCGCCTCGCCGAAAGGCGCTCGGTGGCCTCGGATTGGTCTGGTCCGTCATCAAGGCGCGCTTGTTCTCACGGCGATAG
- a CDS encoding MarR family transcriptional regulator, translated as MARMPLASRPGYLVRRLHQIHSAIFLEECQEFGITPVQYGLITTLLNNPGIDQVTLGGEVGIDRTNVADVLNRLSERGLVRRERSQTDRRSMVAFLTKEGEAVADKMYDSMRRAQDRFLAPLRPEFRAAFLAMVTELIEGNSKYSLPDTNSASGRRKSTAGRDE; from the coding sequence ATGGCGCGGATGCCCCTGGCGTCGCGCCCGGGCTACCTGGTCCGCCGCCTGCATCAGATCCACTCCGCGATCTTTCTTGAGGAGTGCCAGGAGTTCGGCATCACGCCGGTGCAGTACGGCCTGATCACGACGCTACTCAACAACCCTGGCATCGATCAGGTCACGCTTGGTGGTGAGGTGGGCATCGATCGCACAAATGTAGCAGATGTTCTGAACCGCCTGTCGGAACGCGGCCTGGTGCGGCGCGAACGCAGCCAAACCGACCGGCGCTCGATGGTGGCCTTCCTGACCAAGGAGGGCGAGGCGGTCGCCGACAAGATGTACGACAGCATGCGCCGTGCGCAGGATCGCTTCCTCGCGCCCCTGCGGCCCGAGTTCAGGGCAGCATTTCTCGCGATGGTGACCGAATTGATCGAGGGCAACAGCAAATACAGCCTGCCCGACACCAATTCGGCATCCGGACGGCGGAAGTCGACGGCCGGCCGGGACGAATAG
- a CDS encoding ABC transporter substrate-binding protein, protein MNRLASSILALTLMSGLGPAKAGPDAVTIGVLNDLSGVYSDLGGPGSVAAAEIAVEEFGPTVIGKPIKVMSGDHQNKADVGSQLARRWFDVDHVDMVIDFPNSGVALAVQEIARAKKKIAIYSTAATMDLTGKACSSTGFQWTYDNYSNAAGVASALVKKGFDTWYFLTVDYAFGLSLETEASKAVKAAGGKVVGAARHPLNTPDFSSFLLQAQSSKAKVIAFANAGGDTVNAVKQANEFQIVQGGQTIVTPVTFITDVHSLGLQVAQGLTFVTGYYWDLNDQTRAFAEKFYKKRKAMPTMAQAGVYSGVLHYLKAVKEAGTDDGIAVAEKMRELPVRDAFTQSGSVRADGRMVHDMYLVEVKKPSESKAPWDYYKVLATIPAAEAFKPLAESECPLVK, encoded by the coding sequence ATGAACAGGCTCGCATCATCAATTCTCGCGCTGACCCTGATGTCGGGTTTGGGTCCGGCTAAGGCTGGCCCCGACGCCGTGACGATCGGTGTCCTCAACGACCTCAGCGGCGTGTACTCGGATCTCGGTGGGCCCGGGTCCGTTGCGGCGGCGGAAATCGCGGTGGAGGAGTTCGGGCCAACCGTGATCGGCAAGCCGATCAAGGTGATGTCGGGAGACCACCAGAACAAGGCCGATGTCGGTTCGCAGCTGGCGCGTCGATGGTTCGATGTTGACCACGTCGATATGGTGATCGACTTCCCCAACTCGGGCGTGGCACTGGCCGTGCAGGAGATCGCAAGAGCGAAAAAGAAGATCGCGATCTATTCCACGGCGGCAACCATGGACCTGACCGGCAAAGCCTGTTCGTCGACCGGCTTTCAATGGACCTACGACAATTATTCGAATGCTGCGGGCGTCGCCTCTGCCCTCGTCAAGAAGGGGTTTGACACCTGGTACTTCCTGACGGTCGACTATGCGTTCGGTCTTTCACTCGAGACGGAAGCCTCGAAAGCCGTCAAGGCCGCAGGCGGCAAGGTGGTGGGCGCTGCGCGCCATCCGCTGAACACGCCGGATTTCTCCTCCTTCCTGCTCCAGGCTCAATCCTCCAAGGCAAAAGTCATCGCATTCGCCAACGCCGGTGGCGACACGGTCAATGCCGTGAAGCAGGCCAATGAATTCCAGATCGTGCAGGGCGGGCAGACGATCGTCACGCCGGTCACATTCATCACCGACGTGCACAGTCTCGGTCTTCAGGTCGCTCAGGGGCTCACCTTCGTGACCGGCTACTACTGGGATCTGAACGACCAGACCCGTGCGTTCGCGGAGAAATTCTACAAGAAGCGTAAAGCGATGCCGACGATGGCGCAGGCTGGCGTCTATTCCGGCGTGCTTCACTACCTGAAGGCGGTGAAGGAGGCCGGCACCGACGACGGAATTGCGGTCGCCGAGAAGATGCGCGAGCTGCCTGTGCGGGATGCCTTTACGCAGTCCGGTTCGGTGCGAGCCGATGGGCGGATGGTCCACGACATGTATCTCGTCGAGGTGAAGAAACCGTCGGAGTCGAAGGCGCCGTGGGACTACTACAAGGTTCTGGCGACCATTCCCGCGGCCGAGGCGTTCAAGCCTTTGGCTGAAAGCGAATGCCCCCTGGTGAAGTGA
- a CDS encoding amidohydrolase family protein, with the protein MSSRIRKIALEEHFTAPGFEEYSKVFTKHMDSAAQSRLSSQLRDFDELRLGEMDRAGIDKVVLSQTGPSVQAETNIDVAIRRAAEGNDYLVQQIQRHPARYAGFASLPMHSPKAAASELTRAVEVLGFKGALVNGHTGGTYYDDPAYDAFWERMQHLDVPLYLHPTDPSPVPKAYDGHPELTGAVWGWGVETATHALRLLFGGVFDRFPRLKIILGHMGEGLPMLLWRFDSRFAVYPHGVRLAHKPSEYFGRNIFITTSGVCSSAALACALAEMGNAAVMFSVDYPYESTAIAADFIERAPISEDVRAQVCSRNAERILKLA; encoded by the coding sequence ATGTCGTCCAGAATTCGCAAGATCGCGCTCGAAGAGCACTTCACGGCGCCCGGCTTCGAGGAATATTCGAAGGTCTTCACGAAGCACATGGACTCCGCTGCGCAATCCAGGCTGTCGTCCCAACTCAGGGACTTCGATGAATTGCGGCTCGGTGAGATGGACCGGGCCGGGATCGACAAGGTCGTTCTGTCGCAGACCGGACCAAGCGTTCAGGCCGAAACCAACATAGACGTCGCCATCCGGCGCGCCGCCGAAGGCAATGACTACTTGGTGCAGCAGATTCAGCGGCATCCGGCCCGCTATGCTGGCTTCGCATCGCTGCCGATGCACTCCCCGAAGGCAGCCGCAAGCGAGCTGACCCGTGCCGTCGAAGTTCTTGGCTTCAAGGGCGCCCTGGTCAACGGTCATACGGGCGGGACCTACTATGACGATCCGGCCTACGACGCGTTTTGGGAGCGGATGCAGCATTTGGACGTGCCGCTCTACTTGCATCCGACGGACCCAAGTCCGGTTCCGAAAGCCTATGACGGCCATCCAGAACTCACCGGCGCGGTGTGGGGGTGGGGCGTCGAGACCGCGACCCATGCGCTCAGACTGCTGTTCGGCGGAGTCTTCGATCGCTTTCCGCGGTTGAAGATCATCCTCGGCCACATGGGTGAGGGGCTGCCGATGCTGCTCTGGCGGTTCGACAGCCGCTTCGCCGTGTACCCGCATGGCGTTCGGCTTGCGCACAAGCCGTCCGAATACTTCGGACGCAACATCTTCATCACGACGTCAGGCGTCTGTTCGTCTGCAGCGCTTGCCTGCGCGCTTGCCGAGATGGGCAACGCCGCCGTCATGTTTTCGGTCGACTATCCCTACGAGTCGACGGCAATCGCCGCGGATTTCATCG